The following DNA comes from Miscanthus floridulus cultivar M001 chromosome 5, ASM1932011v1, whole genome shotgun sequence.
TGTGCTCTAGTAGTTTACCCTTACAATCCAGCGAAATTCTACTGTAACCATCACGAGACTACAATTTCCACGTCACGTATTGGACATCTCTATCGATGGCCACAATGAATCACAAGGAAAATGAtagtgggtcccacaaaaaccggCGCCGGGTCCCACCGTGCTGGTAGTGGATAGGGCCAGCCATTCACCTCCCCACGAGACCCCTCTTTTCTGTGTGTCGTCTGAGCCCTGCCTTCTGCCGTCCATCGGCTCGTTATCACCATCCCGTCCGTCGTCAATCTATCCGCATATTAGCCCTGTTCCGCTGGCTGAAAAAATAGTTTATGTTTACGCTAATGTTGAtattaatttattgtgagagaaaaatattattatttcgcTGAATCGGACGACTAATAAGTTCAATTATTTCCCAACTATatttttttcataatttttcacTCTATCTGAAATTTTGCTTATAAACTACTggataattattcatctagactTTTTTCTTATAAAATATTTTTGTTAATGATTTTGTCTTAAAATAATTCAAGAATTACTAGACAAGAGTGGAAATTTGTAGACAGCAGAATAGCACCATAACTGCTCCTAATCTAAGCACCATGAATGCCCTATTGTGTAGTAGGCTTTTTCCTCAGCCTTTCACcctattcgcttgttggtttcagccaggcttattcaaccagccaacagtattttcctctcacaacaaaccagcaccagctagcccaaaccagcccagaaaccaaccagcgaacacgccgttTGTCTCCTTCCCTCCCCAAACTTTATTCCAAAGCTTTTGCACTTCTTGTCAAGCAAACCAAGGAAACAAAGCAAAAACAACTTGCAAGTTGCCAAGACATCTGCTCTCTTGTTTATATAAAACCCAAGGGACCATGGGCGGGCGCAGGACGGACAAAAGGCCCCCTTCACAGTTTCCCTCCCCAAAGCTACTTTCCCACAAACCCAAACCAAAACAGCCTGCGTCTTCCATTTCTTTTCTTGTTGGCGGCCATCTTCTTGCCTTGCTTTTgcttgctcgttgcttcttgaggTCGAGCCCCTCTGCGCCTTGCCCAAGTCTCTGTGTGTTTTATAGGCTCGAGAGCTTGGAATAGGGGGGTGGAGGAAACGGAAGAGGAGGTTGGATTTGTCTTCGGAAGGAGTCATGTTTCATGGCGGCAGGCCTTTGTCCCTCCGGGGGTCTCTCAAGGCCCTTGAAGCTGATATACACCATGCCAACACCCTGTATGTAATCCTCTCTTCCCTTTTAATTTGTTTTGtatttgatactcgcttgattcttgttgtcctcctctgCTGCTTGATTTTCCAGGAAAAGATGTAGAACAGAGAAAAAGTTTGCCTTTTTGTTTTCCCTCTTCTCCTGATTGTATTCGGTTCGTGTTCTATGCGTTTACTGATGAATATAGGTAAAAATCCTTCTCTTTTCTTCAGGGCGCACGCTATACACAGGGCGTACGGGGGTGCCTGCGTGCAGATGAGGCTCTCCTACAGCTCCATGGCTCCAATCATTCTCAACCTTATCCAATGGATGGATTGCAGCTGCTCCTTGTCATACACGCTCCCTAGTTACCTTGGACTGCTGGAGGTTCTTGTCTACAAGGTACTGATGAATTGCACTTGCCGAGAGAGTTGCTGAACTCACGAATTGGTCTCTCTCCAGAGGTTCTGAATGTTGACATGGTCTTGGTTGAACATACAGGTTTATGTTGATGAAGATGCCTCTATATCCACCATAGAAAGGAGAGCGAGCCTGAAGGAATTCTACGGTATGCTTATTATCCACCATAGAAAGTAGTAATTAAGAAGCTTTTCAGTTCAAGATTTTTTCGTTGCAGTGGTTTAATATAATTTTGGGACCCTTATCCATGGAATGCAGCTATCATATACCCTTTATTGCAACAACTAGAGGGCAACTTGATGGATAAGGACTGCAAGGACAAAGGGTGGTGTAAGGAGTCTGCTGCTGGCGGCGGTCGGAAGCTTCTTGCCAATGATGACAGGGAGGATGAGTGTGGTATTTGCTTGGAGGCCTGCACCAAGATGGTCCTTCCAAATTGCAACCATGCCATGTGCATCAACTGTTACCGAGACTGGTATTGCTCCTTGTTGCTCTTGCTTATCCGTTTGGGGTGTATTATGCTCATATTATTTAAGTACCAACATATCTGAGCCTGGATCATTATCATTTATCAATTAGGGCCCAATATCATACGCTACCATAACAAAATCGCTAGCGGTTTGAATAGACTGAATGTGATATCGATTTTAAAGATAAGGTTCGAGGAAACGCGTAAGCATTGACGCAGTCTTAACTCTTGATAGCGCCAGGGTGGTTCAATAATTTTCTTAAACTTGTCCTCTGTGGGCTACTTCTACTCACTCATTGTTGGTGCCTTGGTGGGGAGTGGGGAGGGGGTGGTTCAACAACCCAGCATAGTCCTAATGCACTTTTTTTTGTTGCAATTTCATTATTTACAGCTTCCATTTAGTCAAATTCAGATGCTACATTCTCCTGAATATTTTCACCCCTCATGTGCTGAGTTGGTTTTTATTTGTTTTGTACGACCGAGTTGGCATGGGAATCCACGTGTTTCTTATTCTAAATTTTTCAGCCTTTTGTTTGTCAACTAGGAGGGATTTTGATGTGGTCTAATGATCATGTGCCATGTTAGGAGATTCATTCTCTTCATTCCTCCAGTTTAATGCCGCATTGGCCAGAGCTTACAAAATTATTAGGGTACTTTGCACCATTGTTAGAAGCCCCCACGTTTCGTCAAGAATTAGCAATGGTACATCAATGGAATTGAAAGCAGACAACCAGGAGAGTTGTAGCCTTAATAAAGCATTAAATCATTATTCATTAGTGCCAGCCAACTGCTAAGTTACAAACAAAAATTAAAGGGATAAAAAGGGAGGAGCACATTGACGTGGCATTCTAAATCCTAAATGATACTCTTAGCTGGCAGATCATGCTTGTGTACCAAGGATGTCATCTGCAAGTCATTGCGTTTTAGTATATGACAGGTTGTTGCTTTTAATGATACTCATTGATCGGCTGCATCACTAGAAATTTGGCAAAGTCAATAGCTTCCCCAATAACGTTGCTTCAGTTAGATTATGGATACACTCAATGGGATTGATTATAGCAGTAGATTCTTTTGGTAACCACTGGCCCATCTATTATTGTCAGTAACTGAAAATCCTAGCAATCAGAGGGATCGGGGTAGGATTAAGCATACCGTCATTCCAGTAGATTTTAGTACTGAGCTCCATCTCAACTAGACAGACAGATGCCTCTTCCTCTGCGCTTTAACCCCATTCTGTTTCAAGCAACATAAAGCTGAACTGAATGTATCGTGACTGCAGGTATACAAGATCCAAGTCATGCCCGTTCTGCCGCGGAAGCCTGAAAAGGGTCCGGTCCAGAGACCTCTGGGTACTTACCGGCGACGACGACGTGATCGACACGGTGACCCTGGAGAAGGAGAACGTGAAGCACTTCCTCAGCTTCATCGACAGCCTGCCTCTGATCGTCCCCGACAACATGTTGCTGGTCTACTACGACTACCTAGTCTAACAAAGCTCCCCCTCAGAAGAAGCTCTGGAAGAGGAGAAGGGATCTGGGAAGAAGAAGCGGTGGTGTACAAGCGATGAAGCAAGCAAGGGTTCCGGCAGCCGACCATCCTCTGCGGATCGAGTTGGCAAAGCGAAGCCGTTGCTGACAAACAAAACTCTTGTGGTCTGCCATGCCATTGCACTGGCTTTGCATGATGGCGTCGCTCGCTGTAATAATTGTAAAAATGAAAAATGTCTCGGGTTTTACTAGCTTGGCATTTCTCGTCTGGCAAATTGCCGGACTACTCAGAATGAAGAAAACAGGGGCCTTGGTGCTTTCCATTTCCTCGGCCAGTGCCTTTTCTGCTACTCATACTGCAAAACTACGAATGTTGTGATGGACAACGCTAGATAGCTCTACGGAAATAGAATCGACCAAAGAACTGTAATGTTCGATCTGAACAAACGGAAGGAGGAATGTACATTTTCCATCACTGTTGGATGCTGATGAGAGAGCAAACGAAAGGAAGATAGATGGAGGGCGTTTCAACTATCAACTACCTTACCGGAGCTGGGATTCGGTCGGAATCGATTTGGCCATCGGTTTATTTATGATAGGACACTGAAACTGAAACTCTGGTCGGTTGAAATGTACCTGACAGCGACCACTCATTCTGTATTGTACGCTAGTACAGGTGAGCAGCCAGGGCGTGGTACCTGACAGTGACCTTTGCAAGCCTCCCATCCAGTTGCTGAAATGAAATGGAATCCCTCCGGCCACACGCTCCCAAATACTTCCAGGACGGAAAATTACCTGCACAAGGTGGGACAGCTCGGGACCGTTCCTTGACGCTAGCCTCTGGTGAAATGAAACGTACACAGGGACGTTGATGCACAAACCATGAGCTCGTCCAGTCCGAAATTGATTTTGgcttgttcgcttggcttatcagctaatctacagtatttttctctcgcaacaaaacagcttcagccggcttatcagtcggctttaataccagccgaacagacccGCCTGGAAAGCTGGCACCTTGCACTGGTGATGCTGGGAGCGTGTGAGGCCACGATCAATTGAAGTATCTCGAGAAGGACCAGAACCCTAACTCAGCCGGAGAAGAACGGGTCGGAGAACAACGCTGGAGCATTTAGGGTTTTGTTATCTGTTAGCATGACTCAAATTCTTGATCACCTTAtttaggaaaaagtctacattaCCTTTCTCAACTTTTGCGAAAATATGTTTTTCCTCCCTAAACTCTAAAACCGGGTAAACCacctccctgaacttttaaaaccgttcgttttaTCTCCCTGACCGGTTATATGCAGTTTTCAAAGGCGGTTTtatctttttgttttttatttattttggctaaatctttggaaaattataataaatcacaaaaaaaatcataaaatagaaaatccaattttattggactccacatgagtagatctacacagtgaacatataatatggtatgctttagtacaatttttttgttgtagctttcgATCTAtgttttttctgtaattaatttatagctgcagtttctatggtcgtgaaatttttatggtgggctaattattgtatgcttgaactgtagtaagtaaaaatttcatactcattggatcatgtataacttagttatagatttatgagtatgaaatttttactacaattcAAGCATAAAATAATTAGCccataactaagttatacatgatccaatgagtaaaTTTTTTTTTACTACTGTTTAAGCATACAAAAAtatcccaccataaaaatttcaccaaaattggatcatagaaactgcagctataaattatttacagaaaagcatagatctaaagctacattgtactaaagcataccatattatatattcactctGTAGATATTCTcatatggagtccaacaaaattagttttttttcattttataatttttctgtgatttactataattttttaaagatacatccgaaataaataaaaaagaaaaagacaaaaccgactttgaaaaccgcttatagCCGGTCAGAAAGGTAAgacgaacggttttaaaagtttaaGGAGGTGGTTTACCCAGTTTTAGACTTCTGAGAGGAAAAGCATATTTtcgtaaaagttgagggaggtaacCGTTGACTTTTTTTCTTATTTATCCAAGGTTGAGACCGAAATGTAGGCCCTGATCAGACTCGACGGCCTGGCTGAGTGTGTTCACCATACTTCACAGTAACGGCCCATAAGGTTACTTGTGGCCCAGCCCACACAAGCCCATCTTAGATGTGCTCTGTGGCTCCCGCTGCGAGCCCTTTTATCCCTTATCCAACCTGATCCCTCACCATTCCGAGCACGCGAGTCTTCCCTGCGCTTGCTCCTCCTCGCCACATGGCGCTGCTCGCCATCCAGGGCATGGCCATGTCCACCGCCGCCGCGGCCCTCCCATCCCACAACCACGGTGCTGTCTCCTCCTCTGTCTCCACCTCCTCCTACGCTCTCGGAGCCTCTGCCGCCTTCCCCCGCGTCCGAGCTGCGTTCGCCGTTGGCGCCGTCACGTCGACCGCCGTCACTCCAGTTCTTGACGGTAAATTAAGCAGCCACCTCGTCACTTCCTTTTTGTCCGAGGTAGTTTCTTTCTGGCACATGTCAAGAGCAATGGCTACTGTTTTCCTCGAATAAGGAAGAAAAGGCAGTGGCTACTAGTATTACAACGACACTTGGGAAATTCGTTCGAGTTCAATTTGGGTCACCCTATAAAATCTGTAAAATCCTTTAGTAAATCACTATATTCACTATATGATTCAAGGCTCAGTGTACAATGCAGTGTAGCTGACCCCGATGATATTTATGGGAATGAAGATTTTCCTTCTTTGTATAAAATAGTCAAGTAAGGAATTTGTCACTGAAATGGACTCCCCAGAAGAGGTAGAAGTTCTGATGCTGTTAGTCGATCTGGGTCAATTAGACTGATAAAGTTGTTCCACAGGAAGAAATTTAAGGTATTCATATATATGAACTGAAAACTACTACCATAGTACTCCCTAtgatccaaattataagacgttttgttttttctagatacatagtctTTGCTATGCATTTAAATACACACaatatacatagtaaaagcaatgtatcttgAAAGCCAAAACGTTTGGTGTCAGGAGTGAGTGCCAAACAAGGCAGTTAGCTTAATCTCTTGTTTACCACTACTACCTATAGTTTTGGTCGTCTCTGATGCCACTGGCCACAGCTGTTGTAAACACTTATTTCTGCTTTATTAGTAATATACAAAGAGTCAAAGACGCATGCTTCTCACGCGTGTACTTCAAAGAGGACAGTTGTAATTAATCATGATTTCAATTCAAATTCTGAAATTATAATGTCCAAAGCCAACTCCAGAATTTTACTCTCTGATTACTAGAACCCAACTGGGTTGCAATCCATTTTTGGCTTCTGTTTATACCAATACTGATGACTTTATTTGCTCTTGCTCAGTCTATTGTGGGAGAGGGGACAAGAAGACGAAAAGGGGCAAAAGGTTCAACCATTCATATGGCAATGTGAGTCCTCCAGCACAATTTTCATCGCATTTTGGTTTTTATGAGTCTGTCTTATCTAGCTGTCTGACCATGTTAGGCGAGGCCACGCAACAAGAAGAAGGGAACTGGGCCTCCGCGGCTctttgctcctccagcgcctccaAGGAAAGACCAGTTCGATGACGGGGAGATCATTTCAATCGAGATTGATGAGGACATCCTGGAATAGGTTGTCCTGAGTTTTGCTTTGCTTTATATTTGCCCTGAGCTTTACTGGACTAGCTTGTACCAAATCGAATACTGCATATTAAGTAATTATTTCCTCGCCTATAAATGTCAATGTACAGGCTGCCACACTTTTCTTTGCCTAGTAATTTTCCAACTGTTGAGTTGTTTTTTACTCCATCCTAAAAAGAAGCCCTGtgaagggtgggcctggtgcaagcggtagagtttaccgtctgtgaccggaaggtacTGGGTTCGAGTCGTAGTCTTCTCgtattgcacaagcgagggtaaggcttgccactgacatccTTTCCCTAGAACCCATACAGAGCGAGAGCTTTCTGAACTGTGTACGCCCTAAAAAGAATCACTGTGCGTTTGAACTAAGTAATAAACCTCTAAGTTCGACTAggtttatataaaaaaattatcaacatgtctttaaatatgtttattataaaaaaaatattatatgatTCATCTAGCTATAATTATTACGATTTGAAAAGAGAATGACATTAATTTTGGGAGGGAGAGATTACACGCTAACAGGTAAAACAAAATCCTGCATATCTTACTACTGAATTATTCATACACGCTAACAGCTAAAACTGATTTATTCATACACGCTAACAGCTAAAACAAAACCATGGATACACAACTTTGGTTTGTTAAAAGCTGGCAAGATCTTGACTTGCATGCTGAACTATGGTTGTGAAAGAATCGTGTTGTGTTATTAATTTGTGCATGCAATGTACATGCCATGTTTTGTTTCAAACTTCAGCTAACCAGCGGTGTGGTAAATCTCTCGCGAGTTTGTCTCCTCTCAGCAAAATATGATCCAAACAAGTTGCTGTCTCCAACTCAGCATATAGAACTGGTTTTTGCCGATACATAACCAGTATTACAGCCTAGTAGTGAACAAAAAAGGGACTGCTCGATTCTCCATCGGCAGGACCAAATTACACGAAATTTAACACCAAAGAGACTAGTTAATATACGAATATAAAGATAACCATCATCCACATAGAAGCATGTTTTTTTTATGTCCGAACATAAGCTCAAACGAGCAAACCACACTCAGCAACCTACTGGTAGGCAGGAGTTCCAAAACGGGCATGCAAAGAGAAGCAACTCAGTACTTGTAGTCCTTGACGTGGAGGCTCTCGGTGTCAGCGGCAGCATCACCCTTGTAGGTGCCAAGGGTAGCCTCAGAGTTGGCCTTGCACCTGGCGAGGAAGGCCGCCCTAGCCTTCTCGATGTTCTCCACCTTGCCAGCCCAGGCCTTGAGGGTGCTCGCCTGGAGGGCACGGCCGAAGGAGAAGGACAGGGACCACGGCTTCTTGGTGCAGAGCTTGTTCATGGCATTGAGGTTGCGGGTGGCCTCCTCCTCGCTCTGTCCACCGGACAGGAAGACAACAGCAGGCACAGCAGCAGGGACGGTCCTCTGGAGGGTACGGACGGT
Coding sequences within:
- the LOC136450983 gene encoding E3 ubiquitin-protein ligase AIRP2-like: MFHGGRPLSLRGSLKALEADIHHANTLAHAIHRAYGGACVQMRLSYSSMAPIILNLIQWMDCSCSLSYTLPSYLGLLEVLVYKVYVDEDASISTIERRASLKEFYAIIYPLLQQLEGNLMDKDCKDKGWCKESAAGGGRKLLANDDREDECGICLEACTKMVLPNCNHAMCINCYRDWYTRSKSCPFCRGSLKRVRSRDLWVLTGDDDVIDTVTLEKENVKHFLSFIDSLPLIVPDNMLLVYYDYLV
- the LOC136450984 gene encoding small ribosomal subunit protein bTHXc-like; this translates as MALLAIQGMAMSTAAAALPSHNHGAVSSSVSTSSYALGASAAFPRVRAAFAVGAVTSTAVTPVLDVYCGRGDKKTKRGKRFNHSYGNARPRNKKKGTGPPRLFAPPAPPRKDQFDDGEIISIEIDEDILE